A genomic window from Dechloromonas sp. A34 includes:
- a CDS encoding DUF2069 domain-containing protein, whose product MNAARYQLLTGVSLIALIFLCLAWEGWLAPLRPGGSWLTLKAAFLLLPLFGILRGRRYTYKWLSLFIQFYLLEGLTRATSDSGLSQQLAIGETVLATVIFASCILYVRATRPPKIEKAAQQS is encoded by the coding sequence GTGAACGCCGCCCGTTACCAACTGCTCACCGGGGTCAGCCTGATCGCATTGATCTTCCTCTGCCTAGCCTGGGAAGGCTGGCTCGCCCCGTTGCGCCCTGGCGGCTCATGGCTGACTCTGAAGGCCGCCTTTCTGCTGCTGCCGCTGTTTGGCATCCTGCGCGGCAGACGTTATACCTACAAGTGGCTGTCGCTGTTCATCCAGTTCTACTTGCTCGAAGGACTGACCCGGGCGACCAGCGACAGCGGACTGAGCCAGCAGCTGGCGATCGGGGAAACCGTACTGGCGACCGTCATTTTCGCCAGCTGCATCCTTTACGTTCGCGCAACCCGGCCCCCCAAAATAGAAAAGGCCGCCCAGCAAAGCTGA
- a CDS encoding polyprenyl synthetase family protein, with the protein MSANTFAEWMAATQARVETALARHLPGSDCIPARLHDAMRYATLGGGKRVRPLLAFAAGELTGATPDKLDTVACAVEMIHAYSLVHDDLPCMDDDVLRRGRPTCHVEFDEPTALLVGDSLQTLAFELLASQPTAEPARQLEMITLLAHASGSRGMAGGQAIDLGSVGKALNQPELELMHALKTGALIRAAVLLGALAGNPLSAEERANLDRFAKRAGLLFQVVDDILDCTASTATLGKTAGKDEAAAKPTYVSLLGLDAARSYADELRSDALDALAIFGERATRLTELADFICHRQF; encoded by the coding sequence GTGAGCGCCAACACCTTTGCCGAGTGGATGGCGGCAACCCAAGCCCGGGTCGAAACCGCCCTCGCCCGCCACCTGCCCGGCTCGGACTGCATCCCGGCCCGCCTCCACGATGCCATGCGCTATGCCACGCTGGGCGGCGGCAAACGCGTCCGCCCGCTGCTTGCCTTCGCGGCCGGCGAACTGACCGGCGCCACGCCGGACAAGCTCGATACCGTGGCCTGTGCCGTCGAGATGATCCACGCCTATTCGCTGGTCCATGACGACCTGCCCTGCATGGACGACGATGTGCTGCGTCGCGGCCGCCCGACCTGCCATGTCGAATTCGACGAACCGACCGCCCTGCTCGTCGGCGACAGCCTGCAGACGCTGGCCTTCGAACTGCTGGCCAGCCAGCCGACCGCCGAGCCAGCCCGCCAGCTCGAAATGATCACCCTGCTCGCCCACGCCAGCGGCTCGCGCGGCATGGCTGGCGGCCAAGCAATCGACCTCGGCTCGGTCGGCAAGGCGCTGAACCAGCCTGAACTCGAACTGATGCACGCCCTCAAGACCGGTGCCCTGATCCGCGCCGCCGTGCTGCTCGGCGCCTTGGCCGGCAACCCGCTTTCCGCCGAAGAAAGAGCCAATCTCGACCGTTTCGCCAAACGCGCCGGCCTGCTCTTCCAGGTCGTCGACGACATTCTCGACTGCACGGCGAGCACCGCCACGCTGGGCAAAACCGCCGGCAAGGACGAGGCCGCCGCCAAGCCGACCTACGTCAGCCTGCTCGGCCTCGATGCCGCCCGCTCCTACGCCGATGAACTGCGCAGCGACGCGCTCGACGCCCTGGCCATCTTCGGCGAGCGCGCGACGCGCCTGACTGAACTGGCCGACTTCATCTGCCATCGGCAATTCTGA
- the dxs gene encoding 1-deoxy-D-xylulose-5-phosphate synthase: MTVSRLLECINSPADLRRLDRKQLPQLTDELRGFLIESVSQTGGHLSSNLGTVELTVALHYVFNTPEDRLVWDVGHQCYAHKVLTGRREGMSRLRMQGGVSGFPKRSESPYDTFGVGHSSTSISAALGMALAAKHKSEERKAIAIIGDGAMSAGMAFEALNNAGVADADMLVILNDNEMSISPPVGALNNILTRLMSGKTYNAAREAGRHMLGFAPPLLELARRAEEHVKGMIAPGTLFEEFGFHYYGPIDGHDLDALIPTLENLKKLKGPKFLHVITKKGQGYKLAEADPILYHGVGKFAAGEGIQSAKGPGKLTYTQVFGDWLCDMAKADSRLVGITPAMREGSGLVRFACEFPDRYYDVGIAEQHAVTFAAGLACEGLKPVVAIYSTFLQRAYDQLIHDVALQNLPVVFAVDRGGLVGADGPTHHGTFDLSFVTCIPNLVVMAPADEAECRRMLSTAFALDCPSMVRYPRGGGTGAVPETNLDTLPVGKGEIRRQGQGVALLAFGSLVPAALAAGEELDATVANMRFVKPLDTELIVELAGNHSLLVSIEENAVIGGAGSEIERVLAERGIKVAVLRLGLPDRFIDHGEQGHLLAELGLDKDGIVRAVRARTVSP; this comes from the coding sequence ATGACCGTTTCCCGCCTGCTCGAATGCATCAACAGCCCGGCCGACCTGCGCCGGCTGGACCGCAAGCAATTGCCGCAACTAACCGACGAGTTGCGCGGCTTCCTGATCGAGTCGGTCTCTCAGACCGGCGGCCACCTGTCGTCCAATCTCGGCACCGTCGAACTGACGGTTGCCCTGCATTACGTCTTCAACACTCCCGAAGACCGTCTGGTCTGGGATGTTGGCCACCAGTGCTACGCCCACAAGGTGCTGACTGGCCGCCGCGAAGGCATGAGCCGCCTGCGCATGCAGGGCGGCGTCTCCGGCTTCCCCAAGCGCAGCGAGAGCCCCTACGACACCTTCGGCGTCGGCCATTCCTCGACCTCGATCTCAGCCGCGCTGGGCATGGCGCTGGCCGCCAAGCACAAGAGCGAGGAGCGCAAGGCGATCGCCATCATCGGCGATGGCGCGATGTCGGCCGGCATGGCCTTCGAAGCCCTGAACAATGCCGGCGTCGCCGATGCCGACATGCTGGTCATCTTGAACGACAACGAGATGTCGATCTCGCCGCCGGTCGGCGCCCTGAACAACATCCTGACCCGGCTGATGTCCGGCAAGACCTACAACGCGGCCCGCGAAGCCGGCCGCCACATGCTCGGTTTCGCGCCGCCGCTGCTCGAACTGGCGCGCCGCGCCGAGGAACACGTCAAGGGCATGATCGCCCCCGGCACGCTGTTCGAGGAATTCGGTTTCCATTACTACGGCCCGATCGACGGCCACGATCTCGACGCCCTGATCCCGACCCTGGAAAACCTGAAGAAGCTCAAGGGTCCGAAGTTCCTGCATGTGATCACCAAGAAGGGCCAGGGTTACAAGCTGGCCGAAGCCGACCCCATCCTCTATCACGGCGTCGGCAAATTCGCCGCCGGCGAAGGCATCCAGTCCGCCAAGGGGCCGGGCAAGCTGACCTACACCCAGGTCTTCGGCGACTGGCTGTGCGACATGGCCAAGGCCGACTCCCGGCTGGTCGGCATCACCCCGGCCATGCGCGAAGGCTCGGGCCTGGTGCGCTTCGCCTGCGAATTTCCGGACCGCTACTACGATGTCGGCATCGCCGAACAGCATGCCGTGACCTTTGCCGCCGGCCTCGCCTGCGAGGGCCTGAAGCCGGTCGTCGCCATCTACTCGACCTTCCTGCAGCGCGCCTACGACCAGTTGATCCACGACGTGGCGCTGCAAAACCTGCCGGTCGTCTTCGCGGTCGACCGCGGCGGCCTGGTCGGCGCCGACGGCCCGACCCACCACGGCACTTTCGACCTCTCTTTCGTCACCTGCATCCCGAACCTGGTGGTCATGGCACCGGCCGACGAAGCCGAATGCCGGCGCATGCTGTCCACGGCGTTTGCCCTGGATTGCCCGAGCATGGTCCGCTACCCGCGCGGCGGCGGCACCGGTGCCGTGCCGGAAACCAATCTCGACACCCTGCCCGTCGGCAAGGGCGAAATCCGCCGCCAGGGCCAGGGCGTCGCCCTGCTCGCCTTCGGCAGCCTGGTTCCCGCCGCGCTGGCCGCCGGCGAGGAACTCGACGCCACGGTCGCCAACATGCGCTTCGTCAAACCGCTCGATACCGAACTGATTGTCGAGCTAGCCGGGAACCATTCCCTGCTCGTCAGTATCGAAGAAAATGCTGTGATCGGCGGCGCCGGCTCGGAAATCGAGCGGGTGCTGGCGGAACGGGGCATCAAGGTAGCGGTTTTGCGCCTTGGCCTGCCCGACCGCTTCATCGACCATGGCGAACAAGGTCATTTACTGGCCGAACTTGGCCTCGACAAGGATGGCATCGTGCGCGCCGTGCGTGCCCGTACCGTCTCACCATGA
- the rimM gene encoding ribosome maturation factor RimM (Essential for efficient processing of 16S rRNA), whose translation MAGKDIVVLGRLADPYGIQGWLWLHPFGDDPLAWAEMPIWWVAREGEPWRECKLKSLKAHGNGVVVLLEGIADRTGAEAMKGFLVGAPRDALPKTDDDEFYWGDLIGLDVINTTDERLGKVASLIESGANTVLRVVADDGLERLLPFVSAVVLAVEKDTGLIRVEWGSDW comes from the coding sequence TTGGCCGGTAAGGATATCGTCGTTCTGGGTCGCCTGGCCGACCCCTACGGGATTCAAGGCTGGCTGTGGTTGCACCCTTTTGGCGACGACCCGCTGGCCTGGGCAGAAATGCCCATCTGGTGGGTCGCTAGAGAAGGCGAGCCGTGGCGTGAGTGCAAGCTGAAAAGCTTGAAAGCGCACGGCAATGGCGTGGTGGTATTGCTCGAAGGCATTGCTGACCGCACCGGGGCCGAGGCTATGAAGGGCTTTCTGGTCGGGGCGCCGCGTGATGCTCTGCCGAAGACCGATGATGACGAGTTTTACTGGGGCGATCTGATTGGCCTGGATGTCATCAATACCACCGACGAGCGATTGGGCAAAGTAGCTAGCCTGATCGAAAGTGGGGCCAACACCGTCTTGCGTGTGGTTGCGGATGACGGATTGGAGCGCCTGCTGCCTTTTGTGTCGGCAGTGGTGCTGGCCGTCGAGAAGGACACTGGATTGATCCGTGTGGAGTGGGGCAGCGACTGGTGA
- the pssA gene encoding CDP-diacylglycerol--serine O-phosphatidyltransferase codes for MTELKPRKTLFNPELKRRGIYILPNLFTTAALFAGFFAIVQAMQGDFERAAMAIFIAMVLDGLDGRVARLTHTQSAFGAEYDSLSDMVSFGAAPALVMYEWALRDMGRLGWIAAFIYCAGAALRLARFNTTLEVMDKRYFQGLPSPAAAALVAGLVWVMIVSGIAGHDVRWLACVLTIFAGITMVSNIRYYSFKDINLKKSVPFFVIAAIALGFALVAYSPEIALFGFFVLYGLSGYVQAALGLLKRKAQ; via the coding sequence ATGACTGAACTGAAGCCCCGTAAAACCCTGTTCAACCCCGAACTCAAGCGGCGCGGCATTTACATCCTCCCCAACCTGTTCACCACGGCAGCCTTGTTCGCCGGGTTCTTTGCCATTGTCCAGGCGATGCAGGGTGATTTCGAGCGGGCGGCGATGGCGATTTTCATCGCCATGGTGCTGGATGGTCTGGATGGCCGGGTGGCCCGTCTGACGCATACCCAGTCGGCCTTCGGTGCCGAATACGACTCGCTGTCCGATATGGTCAGCTTCGGTGCGGCACCGGCGCTGGTGATGTACGAGTGGGCGCTGCGCGATATGGGCCGCTTGGGCTGGATCGCCGCCTTCATCTACTGTGCCGGCGCCGCCCTGCGTCTGGCCCGCTTCAATACGACGCTGGAAGTGATGGACAAGCGCTACTTCCAGGGCTTGCCTTCGCCAGCGGCTGCGGCCTTGGTCGCCGGTCTGGTCTGGGTGATGATCGTCTCCGGCATCGCGGGTCACGATGTGCGCTGGCTGGCCTGCGTACTGACCATCTTTGCTGGCATCACGATGGTTTCCAATATCCGTTATTACAGTTTCAAGGATATCAATCTGAAGAAAAGCGTCCCGTTCTTCGTGATCGCCGCGATTGCGCTGGGCTTCGCTCTGGTCGCCTACAGTCCTGAAATAGCCCTTTTCGGATTCTTTGTCCTTTACGGCCTGTCTGGCTATGTGCAGGCCGCACTCGGCTTGCTTAAACGCAAGGCCCAGTAA
- the rpsP gene encoding 30S ribosomal protein S16, with the protein MVVIRLARGGAKKRPFYNMVVTDSRNRRDGRFVERIGFYNPVASGNAESLRVSVDRLTYWQQNGAQLSPTVARLVKQHAAQQAA; encoded by the coding sequence ATGGTTGTTATCCGTCTTGCCCGTGGCGGCGCCAAGAAGCGTCCCTTCTACAACATGGTTGTCACCGATTCCCGCAATCGCCGTGATGGTCGTTTCGTTGAGCGTATCGGTTTCTACAACCCGGTTGCTTCCGGTAACGCCGAGAGCCTCCGTGTTTCCGTCGATCGTCTGACCTACTGGCAGCAGAACGGCGCCCAGTTGTCGCCGACCGTTGCACGTCTGGTCAAGCAACACGCTGCTCAACAAGCAGCTTAA
- a CDS encoding 2-isopropylmalate synthase has product MKQHLVIFDTTLRDGEQSPGASMTKEEKIRVARQLEKMRVDVIEAGFAAASPGDFDAIQAIAQVIKDSTICSLARANETDIRRSGEAIKPAKSGRIHTFIATSPIHMQKKLRMTPDQVVEQAVRAIAWSREYTDDVEFSAEDAGRSEIDFLCRIFEEVIKAGATTINVPDTVGYNIPQQYAETVRQLIERVPNADKVVWSVHCHNDLGLAVANSLAAVLAGARQVECTINGLGERAGNASLEEIVMAVRTRSDVFPVETRIDTTQIVPASKLVSQITGYAVQPNKAVVGANAFAHESGIHQDGVLKHRETYEIMRAQDVGWTQNKLVLGKHSGRNAFKSRLQELGIELDSDEALNAIFARFKELADRKHEIFDEDLHALVSDELVMPEHEHYKLVYSHVCSETGEMPNARVILSVGGVEHKGEAAGGGPVDATFKAIESVVASGAELLLYSVNAITTGTDAQGEVTTRLAKGGRVVNGNGADTDIVIASARSYLNALNKLYSTLDKVRAQGDI; this is encoded by the coding sequence ATGAAGCAACATCTGGTAATTTTTGACACCACCCTGCGTGATGGCGAGCAAAGCCCAGGCGCTTCGATGACCAAGGAAGAAAAGATCCGCGTCGCCCGCCAGCTGGAAAAAATGCGGGTCGACGTGATCGAGGCCGGTTTTGCTGCAGCCTCGCCCGGCGATTTCGACGCCATCCAGGCGATCGCCCAAGTCATCAAGGATTCGACCATCTGCTCGCTTGCGAGGGCCAACGAGACCGACATTCGACGCTCCGGCGAGGCGATCAAGCCGGCGAAGTCCGGGCGCATCCATACCTTCATTGCGACTTCGCCGATCCACATGCAGAAGAAGTTGCGCATGACGCCGGATCAGGTCGTCGAGCAGGCGGTCAGGGCCATCGCCTGGTCGCGCGAATACACCGATGACGTCGAGTTTTCGGCGGAAGACGCCGGGCGTTCGGAAATCGATTTCCTGTGCCGCATCTTCGAAGAAGTCATCAAGGCTGGCGCGACGACGATCAACGTGCCCGACACCGTCGGTTACAACATCCCCCAGCAGTATGCCGAAACGGTTCGCCAGCTCATCGAACGCGTGCCGAACGCGGACAAGGTGGTATGGTCGGTGCACTGTCACAACGATCTGGGGCTGGCCGTGGCCAACTCGCTGGCCGCCGTGCTGGCCGGGGCGCGCCAGGTCGAATGCACGATCAATGGTCTCGGCGAGCGGGCCGGCAACGCCTCGCTTGAAGAGATCGTGATGGCGGTGCGCACGCGCAGCGATGTCTTTCCGGTCGAAACCCGGATCGACACGACGCAGATCGTGCCGGCCTCGAAGCTCGTCTCGCAGATCACCGGCTACGCGGTGCAGCCGAACAAGGCTGTGGTCGGTGCCAATGCCTTTGCCCATGAGTCCGGTATCCACCAGGATGGGGTGCTGAAGCATCGCGAGACCTACGAAATCATGCGCGCCCAGGATGTCGGCTGGACGCAGAACAAGCTGGTGCTCGGCAAGCACTCTGGCCGCAATGCATTCAAGAGCCGACTACAGGAACTGGGTATCGAACTGGACAGCGATGAGGCGCTAAACGCCATCTTCGCCCGCTTCAAGGAACTGGCCGACCGCAAGCACGAGATTTTCGACGAAGACCTGCACGCGCTGGTTTCCGACGAACTGGTGATGCCCGAGCACGAGCATTACAAGCTGGTCTATTCGCATGTCTGCTCGGAAACCGGCGAGATGCCGAACGCCAGGGTGATACTCAGTGTCGGCGGCGTCGAGCATAAGGGCGAGGCAGCTGGTGGCGGCCCGGTCGATGCCACATTCAAGGCAATCGAAAGTGTGGTGGCCAGCGGTGCCGAACTACTGCTTTACTCGGTCAATGCCATCACGACCGGTACCGATGCCCAGGGCGAGGTCACGACGCGCTTGGCCAAAGGCGGCCGCGTCGTGAATGGCAACGGTGCGGACACCGACATCGTGATCGCTTCGGCGCGTTCCTATCTCAACGCGCTGAACAAGCTGTATTCGACGCTGGACAAGGTGCGGGCCCAGGGCGACATCTAA
- the rplS gene encoding 50S ribosomal protein L19: MNLIEQLEQEEIARLGKTIPDFAPGDTVVVQVKVKEGNRERLQAYEGVVIAKRNRGLNSAFIVRKISSGEGVERTFQTYSPLVASIEVKRRGDVRRAKLYYLRERSGKSARIKEKLTRKEKPVAAA, translated from the coding sequence ATGAACCTGATTGAACAACTGGAACAAGAAGAAATTGCCCGCCTGGGCAAGACCATTCCCGACTTCGCGCCGGGCGACACCGTCGTCGTGCAAGTGAAGGTCAAGGAAGGTAACCGCGAGCGTCTGCAGGCTTACGAAGGCGTCGTCATCGCCAAGCGCAACCGTGGTCTGAACTCCGCTTTCATCGTCCGCAAGATTTCTTCCGGCGAAGGCGTCGAGCGTACTTTCCAGACCTATTCGCCGCTGGTCGCTTCGATCGAAGTCAAGCGCCGCGGTGATGTGCGTCGCGCCAAGCTGTACTACCTGCGCGAGCGTTCGGGCAAGTCGGCCCGGATCAAGGAAAAGCTGACCCGCAAGGAAAAGCCGGTCGCTGCTGCTTAA
- the folE2 gene encoding GTP cyclohydrolase FolE2, with translation MSTPNPNIPDVQNSADTRHLAINKVGIKSIRHPIRVKDKSAGIQHTIAMFNMYVGLPHNFKGTHMSRFVEILNSHEREISVENFPVMLRDMVAKLEAETGHIEMNFPYFINKTAPVSGVQSLMDYDVTFIGDICHGEIATSVKVVVPVTSLCPCSKKISERGAHNQRSHVTITARTNDFVWIEELVQLVEEEASCELFGLLKRPDEKYVTERAYDNPKFVEDMVRDVAARLNAEARVDAYVVESENFESIHNHSAYALIEKDKTQPAAHP, from the coding sequence ATGAGCACCCCGAACCCCAACATTCCCGACGTTCAAAACTCCGCCGACACCCGCCACCTGGCCATCAACAAGGTCGGCATCAAGTCCATCCGGCATCCGATCCGCGTTAAGGACAAATCGGCCGGCATCCAGCACACGATCGCCATGTTCAACATGTACGTCGGTCTGCCCCACAATTTCAAGGGCACCCACATGTCGCGCTTCGTGGAGATTCTGAACAGCCACGAGCGCGAGATCTCGGTCGAGAATTTCCCGGTCATGCTGCGCGACATGGTCGCCAAGCTCGAAGCCGAGACCGGCCACATCGAGATGAACTTCCCGTACTTCATCAACAAGACCGCCCCGGTTTCCGGCGTGCAGAGCCTGATGGACTACGACGTCACCTTCATCGGCGACATCTGCCACGGCGAGATCGCCACCTCGGTCAAGGTCGTCGTGCCGGTGACCAGCCTCTGCCCCTGCTCGAAGAAGATTTCCGAGCGCGGCGCCCACAACCAGCGATCGCACGTCACCATCACCGCCCGCACCAACGACTTCGTGTGGATCGAGGAACTCGTCCAGCTGGTCGAAGAGGAAGCTTCGTGCGAACTGTTTGGGCTGTTGAAGCGTCCGGACGAGAAATACGTCACCGAACGCGCCTACGACAATCCGAAATTCGTCGAAGACATGGTGCGCGACGTCGCCGCCCGCCTCAATGCCGAAGCCCGCGTCGACGCCTATGTCGTGGAATCGGAGAATTTCGAGTCGATCCACAATCACTCGGCCTATGCGCTGATCGAAAAGGACAAGACGCAGCCTGCCGCTCACCCGTAA
- the trmD gene encoding tRNA (guanosine(37)-N1)-methyltransferase TrmD produces MIRFDCISIFPEMFAAVTESGITRRALEEQRWAWQGWNPRDFAENTWRRVDDRPFGGGPGMLMQAAPLEKAIAAAKAQQREAGLARSRVIYLSPQGAPLTHERVMELASGEEGLILLCGRYEGIDERLIERCVDEEISIGDFVLSGGELPAMVLIDAVVRQLPGVLGDAASAVEDSFVGGLLDCPHYTRPEVYEGEAVPEVLMSGDHKKIRRWRLKQSLARTRQRRPDLLAHRVLSAEETQLLTEIVGEEQCGE; encoded by the coding sequence GTGATCCGGTTCGACTGCATTTCCATTTTTCCGGAGATGTTCGCTGCTGTAACGGAAAGTGGCATCACCCGCCGGGCGCTGGAAGAGCAGCGCTGGGCGTGGCAAGGCTGGAATCCGCGTGATTTCGCCGAGAATACCTGGCGGCGGGTCGATGACCGCCCCTTTGGCGGCGGGCCGGGCATGCTCATGCAGGCGGCTCCGCTGGAGAAGGCGATCGCCGCTGCCAAGGCGCAGCAGCGCGAGGCGGGGTTGGCGAGAAGCCGGGTCATCTACCTCTCGCCGCAGGGCGCGCCGCTCACCCACGAACGGGTGATGGAGCTGGCGAGCGGCGAGGAGGGGCTGATTCTTCTTTGCGGCCGCTATGAAGGAATTGACGAGCGTCTGATCGAGCGCTGTGTCGATGAAGAAATATCGATCGGAGATTTTGTGCTCTCCGGTGGCGAGTTGCCGGCGATGGTGTTGATCGATGCCGTCGTCCGCCAGTTGCCGGGAGTGTTGGGCGATGCTGCTTCGGCGGTGGAAGATTCGTTTGTCGGTGGTTTGCTGGATTGTCCGCACTACACGCGACCCGAGGTGTACGAGGGCGAGGCAGTCCCGGAAGTGTTGATGTCCGGCGACCACAAAAAGATTCGTCGGTGGCGACTGAAACAGTCGCTGGCGAGAACCCGGCAGCGCCGGCCGGATTTACTGGCGCACCGCGTGTTGAGCGCGGAGGAAACGCAACTCCTCACGGAAATCGTCGGAGAGGAGCAATGCGGTGAGTAA
- a CDS encoding aromatic ring-hydroxylating oxygenase subunit alpha — MSNVATLSRLAPAVSQLPVDWYFDEKIFELEKKLIFDAGPGYVGHQLMVPEAGDFRSLEWKDHGQMLLNGGAEGEHAGIWQMSNVCRHRQAIMLQGSGKVPGNIVCPIHRWTYDTGGQLIGAPHFPQNPCLNLNKAKLENWNGLLFKGPRSATADLAGMKVANQLDFTGYKLDHVEMHECNYNWKTFIEVYLEDYHVAPYHPGLGNFVTCDDLTWQFGDWYSVQRVGITSLQKSGSKVYERWQKAVRDIYGNEGKTPEHGAIWLTYFPNIMVEWYPHVLVVSTVIPQGVNKTLNVVEFYYPEEIVDFERDFIEAERAAYMETAIEDDDIGERMDRGRYALLKEGRNEVGPYQSPMEDGMQHFHEFYRQIMQQQIEAR, encoded by the coding sequence ATGTCCAACGTGGCGACTTTGTCCCGTTTGGCCCCAGCAGTTTCCCAACTGCCGGTGGACTGGTATTTCGACGAGAAGATTTTCGAGCTGGAGAAGAAGCTCATCTTCGATGCCGGTCCCGGCTATGTCGGCCACCAGCTGATGGTGCCGGAAGCGGGTGATTTCCGTTCGCTGGAGTGGAAGGACCACGGTCAGATGCTGCTCAACGGCGGCGCCGAGGGCGAGCATGCCGGCATCTGGCAGATGTCGAACGTCTGTCGCCACCGCCAGGCGATCATGCTCCAGGGCTCGGGCAAGGTGCCGGGCAATATCGTCTGCCCGATTCATCGCTGGACCTACGATACCGGCGGCCAGCTGATCGGGGCGCCGCATTTTCCGCAGAATCCCTGCCTGAACCTCAACAAGGCCAAGCTGGAAAACTGGAACGGCCTGCTCTTCAAGGGCCCGCGTTCGGCGACGGCCGACCTGGCCGGCATGAAGGTCGCCAATCAGCTCGATTTCACCGGCTACAAGCTCGACCATGTCGAGATGCACGAGTGCAATTACAACTGGAAGACCTTCATCGAGGTCTATCTTGAGGATTACCACGTCGCGCCCTATCACCCGGGCCTGGGTAATTTCGTCACCTGCGACGACCTGACCTGGCAGTTCGGCGACTGGTATTCGGTGCAGCGGGTCGGCATCACCTCGCTGCAGAAGTCCGGTTCCAAGGTCTATGAACGCTGGCAGAAGGCGGTCCGCGACATTTACGGCAATGAGGGCAAGACGCCCGAGCACGGCGCCATCTGGCTGACCTATTTTCCGAACATCATGGTCGAGTGGTACCCGCACGTGCTGGTCGTGTCGACGGTGATTCCGCAGGGCGTGAACAAGACGCTGAACGTCGTCGAGTTCTATTACCCGGAAGAAATCGTCGATTTCGAACGCGACTTCATCGAGGCCGAACGCGCCGCCTACATGGAAACGGCGATCGAAGACGACGACATCGGCGAGCGCATGGATCGCGGCCGCTATGCCCTGCTCAAGGAAGGGCGCAACGAAGTCGGCCCCTACCAGAGCCCGATGGAGGACGGCATGCAGCACTTCCACGAGTTCTATCGCCAGATCATGCAGCAGCAGATCGAGGCGCGTTAA
- the xseB gene encoding exodeoxyribonuclease VII small subunit: MDHSPIADMKFETALAELESIVQSMEGGKLELEASIAAYRHGMELMKHCQAQLADAEAQIRILENGQFKDVDRATLEAP, encoded by the coding sequence ATGGATCATTCACCCATCGCCGACATGAAATTCGAGACGGCGCTCGCCGAACTCGAAAGCATTGTCCAGAGCATGGAAGGCGGCAAGCTCGAACTCGAAGCGTCGATCGCCGCCTATCGTCATGGCATGGAACTGATGAAGCACTGCCAGGCGCAACTGGCCGATGCCGAGGCGCAGATCCGCATTCTTGAAAACGGCCAGTTCAAGGACGTCGACCGCGCGACGCTGGAGGCGCCGTGA
- a CDS encoding YhjD/YihY/BrkB family envelope integrity protein produces the protein MMQTSSALAFTTLMALVPLVAVLLSLAAAVPYLDVLIARLDLLVRDVLLPTGAAGTIAGSISRFSHKAQQLTLAGVALLGVTAIMLMNAIERTFNHLWQVKPRPWLARLRLYAFVVAVWPFILGAVAVAISFAVSASLGLFDEPVWFRRILLKAVSMLLLGLFFSFLYYAVPNADVSRRAALVGGVFATLAFSAMQKVFELYLVSSAMLKSIYGAFAAFPVFLAWLHLSWAIVLFGGLVVARLSRPSKR, from the coding sequence ATGATGCAGACCAGCTCGGCGCTGGCCTTCACGACCTTGATGGCCCTCGTGCCGCTGGTCGCGGTTTTGCTCTCCCTGGCGGCGGCGGTGCCATATCTGGATGTCCTGATTGCTCGCCTCGACCTGCTGGTCAGGGATGTCCTGCTGCCGACCGGTGCCGCGGGAACCATTGCCGGCAGCATCAGCCGGTTTTCGCACAAGGCGCAACAGTTGACCCTGGCTGGCGTTGCCCTTCTTGGCGTCACGGCGATCATGCTGATGAATGCCATTGAGCGCACATTCAATCATCTGTGGCAGGTGAAGCCGCGTCCCTGGCTGGCCCGGCTGCGTTTGTATGCCTTCGTGGTGGCGGTGTGGCCCTTCATCCTGGGGGCGGTGGCGGTAGCCATCTCCTTTGCGGTCAGCGCGTCGCTGGGCCTGTTTGATGAACCGGTCTGGTTTCGCCGGATATTGCTGAAAGCGGTATCCATGCTGCTGCTCGGCCTGTTTTTCTCGTTTTTGTATTACGCAGTGCCGAATGCCGATGTGTCACGTCGGGCAGCGTTGGTCGGCGGGGTATTTGCGACCCTGGCTTTCTCGGCAATGCAGAAAGTGTTCGAGCTCTATCTGGTCAGTTCGGCAATGTTGAAGAGCATCTACGGGGCATTTGCCGCGTTCCCGGTATTTCTGGCCTGGCTGCACCTTTCGTGGGCCATTGTCCTCTTTGGCGGCTTGGTCGTCGCTAGACTGAGTCGTCCGTCGAAACGCTGA